One region of Cucurbita pepo subsp. pepo cultivar mu-cu-16 chromosome LG03, ASM280686v2, whole genome shotgun sequence genomic DNA includes:
- the LOC111791424 gene encoding LOW QUALITY PROTEIN: GDSL esterase/lipase At4g16230-like (The sequence of the model RefSeq protein was modified relative to this genomic sequence to represent the inferred CDS: substituted 1 base at 1 genomic stop codon), whose translation MDIIFVNNNTVLGILCFTLFTLFGTCFSRAFTANFVFGDSLVEVGNNNYIPSLSRANYVPNGIDFGWPTGRFTNGRTIVDIIGQELGFETFTPPYLAPSSTGPVILHGVNYASGSAGIFNNTGKIFLARINLVAQVDNFANNRQDIIDMIGLPAAMDLLRTSIFSITIGSNDFINNYFTPVLSDXGHRLIPPELFVGSMISSYRLQLTRLYNLGARNIVVVNVGPIGCIPYQRDSNPSLGSNCANSPNLMAQLLNNQLRGLITELGAQFQNSNFLYANAYHIVQDIVQNHASYGFENADSACCHIAGRYGGLFPCGPPSRVCVDRSKYVFWDSFHPSEATNSIIARRLMDGDANDIWPINIRELERFN comes from the exons ATGGATATCATTTTTGTCAACAACAATACTGTTTTGGGTATCCTATGTTTTACCCTATTTACCTTGTTTGGAACTTGCTTCTCTAGAGCTTTTACAGCTAATTTTGTGTTTGGGGATTCATTGGTAGAGGTTGGAAACAACAACTACATTCCATCACTCTCCCGGGCAAACTACGTGCCGAATGGCATCGATTTCGGATGGCCGACTGGTCGATTCACCAACGGGCGAACCATTGTTGATATAATAG GTCAGGAGCTGGGCTTCGAGACATTCACTCCCCCGTACTTGGCGCCTTCCTCGACTGGACCCGTGATTCTTCATGGCGTCAACTATGCTTCTGGTTCAGCTGGAATCTTCAATAACACAGGAAAAATCTTT CTTGCTCGAATCAACTTGGTTGCACAAGTCGATAACTTTGCAAACAACAGACAAGATATCATCGACATGATTGGCCTTCCTGCTGCCATGGATTTGCTTAGAACTTCCATATTCTCCATAACCATTGGCTCAAACGACTTCATTAATAACTACTTTACACCAGTCCTCTCGGATTAAGGACACCGGTTGATTCCTCCAGAGTTGTTTGTTGGCTCTATGATTTCGAGTTACAGACTCCAACTCACA AGACTCTACAATCTAGGAGCCAGAAACATCGTAGTGGTAAACGTCGGACCAATCGGATGCATTCCATATCAGAGAGATTCAAATCCTTCATTAGGAAGCAACTGTGCAAATTCCCCTAACCTAATGGCTCAGTTACTCAACAACCAATTGAGAGGTCTAATCACAGAGCTCGGAGCTCAATTTCAGAATTCTAATTTCCTCTATGCAAATGCGTATCACATCGTTCAAGATATAGTTCAAAATCACGCATCATACG GGTTTGAGAATGCCGACTCGGCGTGCTGCCACATCGCCGGACGGTACGGCGGTCTTTTTCCCTGTGGACCGCCGTCGAGAGTGTGCGTAGACAGGTCGAAGTACGTGTTTTGGGATTCATTTCATCCTTCTGAAGCTACGAACTCCATAATCGCCAGGCGGCTCATGGACGGCGACGCCAATGATATTTGGCCCATCAATATTCGAGAACTCGAGCGctttaactaa